One window of Paenibacillus sp. FSL K6-3182 genomic DNA carries:
- a CDS encoding response regulator, whose amino-acid sequence MLKVFIVDDESWARDIIKAFGEWESLGMEIVGEAEDGTEALRMMEVLQPHIVITDMRMPGTDGAALLQQLNDQFPAIKTIVVSGYDDFQYAKHALRFKAMDYLLKPVDPKELNTALQNCKSGLEAVQMERGTISLDLDISYTLASYKKLLKLRFNELNKDGVKTTLAQMMKELEQSGITKAVMLEQVVQELLLLLKELMNANSQDSDSLHAPYGHEITQSSENTAAFLTHHYVTTLEQLIHQRKFKNKLNLDEVRLYMEKHYTEPVTLEQLARAFFVSKEYLSKVFKQEYGRNVTDYMLHLRMVKAKEWLMDESIPIKAIAEMAGYEDITYFYRVFKKHFGIAPGEMRKSSEV is encoded by the coding sequence ATGCTTAAAGTATTCATTGTGGATGATGAGAGCTGGGCAAGAGACATCATCAAAGCGTTCGGAGAGTGGGAAAGCCTCGGCATGGAAATTGTAGGAGAAGCAGAGGACGGTACCGAAGCGCTTCGAATGATGGAGGTTTTGCAGCCTCATATTGTCATTACTGATATGCGGATGCCCGGAACAGATGGCGCTGCACTGCTGCAGCAGCTTAATGATCAATTTCCAGCAATCAAGACGATTGTCGTCAGCGGGTATGATGATTTTCAATATGCCAAACATGCGCTTCGCTTCAAGGCGATGGATTATCTGCTTAAGCCAGTTGATCCGAAAGAGCTAAATACGGCGCTGCAAAATTGCAAAAGCGGGCTTGAAGCTGTTCAAATGGAGCGTGGAACAATATCACTGGATCTTGATATTTCATATACATTGGCATCGTATAAGAAGCTTTTAAAGTTGCGTTTCAATGAGCTGAATAAAGATGGCGTTAAGACAACGCTTGCTCAAATGATGAAGGAGCTTGAGCAGAGCGGAATTACGAAAGCGGTCATGCTGGAGCAGGTCGTACAAGAGCTGCTTCTGCTGCTTAAGGAATTAATGAATGCTAATTCACAAGACAGCGACTCGCTGCATGCGCCGTATGGGCATGAAATCACCCAGTCAAGTGAGAATACAGCTGCTTTTCTTACCCATCATTATGTGACTACACTGGAGCAGCTTATTCATCAGCGGAAGTTCAAAAACAAATTGAATCTGGATGAAGTCAGGCTGTATATGGAGAAACATTATACGGAGCCGGTTACGCTGGAGCAGCTCGCTAGAGCTTTTTTTGTGAGCAAGGAATATTTGAGCAAAGTGTTCAAGCAGGAATATGGACGCAATGTCACGGACTATATGCTGCACCTGCGCATGGTGAAAGCGAAAGAGTGGCTGATGGATGAGAGCATTCCCATTAAAGCGATTGCGGAAATGGCGGGCTATGAAGACATCACCTATTTTTATCGAGTGTTCAAGAAGCATTTTGGCATCGCGCCAGGTGAGATGAGGAAGAGCAGCGAGGTTTAA
- a CDS encoding LLM class flavin-dependent oxidoreductase: MNEKIQQVAQPSKERADVFEFGIYTLGDISTDPISKVSPNARERLKEIVAAAKLADEAGIDVFGVGEHHRLDFAVTSPPVLLAAIAQATKRIRLTSATTVLGTSDPVRVFEDFATLDLLSDGRAEIIAGRGAYIESFPLFGYELESYKELFQEKLNLLLALNETEHITWNGKYRTPLLNAEIAPRPEQAQLPVWVGVGGTPQSAELAGSHGLGMALAILGGDPARFKPLVDVYRAAGVRAGYKQEALKVAITSHGYIANSTEQAKDEYYPYYAHYVSQFMGGKQRGESMAREQFEQLASPINALAVGSPEMLVEKILAQHELFGHQRFMAQFDIGGIPFSKVAASIELLATKVAPVVRRELSK; the protein is encoded by the coding sequence ATCAACGAGAAAATACAACAAGTTGCTCAGCCTTCGAAGGAACGAGCAGATGTGTTCGAATTTGGCATTTACACATTAGGTGATATAAGTACTGATCCTATCAGTAAAGTATCGCCAAATGCGAGAGAGCGTTTGAAGGAAATCGTCGCAGCTGCCAAGCTTGCAGATGAGGCGGGCATTGATGTATTTGGAGTGGGTGAGCATCATCGCTTGGACTTCGCTGTTACATCTCCACCTGTTCTGCTTGCTGCAATCGCGCAAGCGACGAAGCGGATTCGGTTAACGAGCGCAACGACGGTGCTTGGAACATCAGATCCAGTTCGAGTATTTGAGGATTTCGCTACACTTGATTTGCTCTCGGATGGACGCGCGGAAATTATTGCGGGACGAGGAGCGTATATAGAGTCATTTCCATTGTTTGGGTATGAGCTTGAGAGCTATAAGGAGCTCTTTCAGGAGAAGCTTAATCTGCTGCTTGCATTAAATGAAACCGAGCATATCACTTGGAATGGAAAATATAGAACGCCGCTGCTGAATGCTGAGATTGCACCTCGTCCAGAGCAGGCGCAGCTGCCCGTATGGGTCGGTGTCGGCGGTACGCCTCAGAGCGCGGAGCTCGCAGGAAGTCATGGTCTAGGAATGGCCCTTGCCATCCTTGGCGGAGATCCAGCTCGATTTAAACCGCTTGTAGACGTATATCGTGCTGCTGGTGTTCGCGCAGGCTATAAACAAGAAGCTCTAAAAGTAGCGATCACAAGCCATGGTTATATTGCCAACTCGACTGAGCAAGCAAAGGATGAATATTATCCTTATTATGCTCATTATGTAAGCCAGTTTATGGGAGGCAAGCAGAGGGGCGAGTCGATGGCACGCGAGCAATTCGAACAATTGGCAAGTCCAATCAATGCGCTGGCTGTAGGCAGCCCGGAAATGCTTGTTGAGAAAATTTTGGCGCAGCATGAGCTCTTTGGTCATCAGCGCTTCATGGCTCAGTTTGATATCGGCGGCATTCCGTTCTCAAAGGTAGCGGCTTCCATTGAGCTGCTGGCGACGAAGGTTGCGCCAGTTGTACGCAGAGAACTGAGCAAATAA
- a CDS encoding sensor histidine kinase, translating to MLAKLIRLLTEPFRRSIRNKLIFTMIFLSVIPIIAVTALAAENNRKSMEAEVIGTNLSNMKWTGVYLGEQFSQLNNLVYSVLISPHLSDYLASTEGSLLINQFAAQKNIMDTLSNLFYSAGNHVIGVELFLKEPRKLFTISGNQYDLETSPAIPSPYKQLFEENKDFLIQSNTLDEGHFQLIRSINRFENREKLGGISLKIRWSMLDQTLDLIGRGKDHQVLIASEDGNVLYQRFGERPSDNIMLRIKETTEDQGYFRMSKEYVFYNTIDPVGLKLITIIPTSFINKSAQSTMRFGLIVGAISIVLSILIAILLAWRTATPIVTLARSMQGLGIIKETELPQSNRVDEIGLLETKLYNMSYRIREHIKTEYSINLEKKTAELKALQAQINPHFLQNTLQMIGSMLFTKKPAESYEIIRSLSDMFRYVIRDPNDLASLKAEIDHLNNYMLIQKQRFYSKLTYHTEMDESLMLSPIPKLTLQPIVENAFFHGLENKSGHWELSVSVVREHDKVRIRIRDNGVGIREDKLADLQKRLHQHSGQVWTHGNRIGIQNVASRIQMHFGPDYGITIESELGAGTTVTVSIPIAGGDQHA from the coding sequence ATGTTGGCCAAGCTAATCCGTTTACTGACAGAACCCTTCCGTCGCAGTATTCGGAATAAATTGATTTTTACGATGATTTTTTTATCCGTTATTCCGATTATAGCGGTTACTGCCTTAGCCGCCGAAAACAACCGAAAGTCGATGGAAGCGGAAGTTATCGGAACGAATTTATCCAATATGAAGTGGACTGGCGTCTACTTGGGCGAGCAGTTCTCGCAATTGAACAATCTCGTTTATTCCGTACTCATCAGCCCTCATCTTAGTGATTATTTGGCAAGCACAGAGGGTTCACTGCTCATTAACCAATTCGCCGCTCAAAAAAATATTATGGATACGCTGAGCAATTTGTTTTATTCCGCAGGAAATCATGTCATCGGCGTTGAGCTGTTTTTGAAAGAGCCGCGGAAACTGTTTACCATAAGCGGGAATCAGTATGATTTGGAAACGTCGCCTGCAATCCCTTCTCCATATAAGCAGCTATTTGAGGAAAATAAAGATTTTCTTATTCAATCCAATACTTTGGATGAAGGTCACTTTCAATTGATTCGGAGCATTAACCGTTTTGAGAATCGGGAGAAGCTAGGCGGCATCTCGCTTAAAATTCGCTGGTCGATGCTTGATCAGACGCTCGATTTGATAGGCCGAGGCAAGGATCATCAGGTTCTGATCGCGAGCGAAGACGGAAATGTGCTTTATCAACGTTTCGGAGAGCGCCCGTCGGATAACATTATGCTGCGGATCAAGGAAACAACAGAGGATCAAGGTTATTTCCGCATGTCGAAGGAGTACGTGTTTTATAACACGATTGATCCCGTCGGCTTGAAGCTGATTACAATTATTCCGACCAGCTTTATTAATAAGAGCGCGCAATCGACGATGCGATTTGGCCTTATCGTAGGCGCAATTTCTATTGTGCTGTCCATTTTGATTGCTATTTTGTTAGCATGGCGGACGGCCACGCCAATTGTTACGCTCGCAAGATCGATGCAGGGCCTTGGCATCATTAAGGAAACGGAGCTGCCTCAAAGCAACCGCGTAGATGAGATCGGCTTGCTTGAAACGAAGCTTTACAACATGTCCTACCGCATTAGAGAGCATATTAAAACGGAATACAGTATCAATCTGGAGAAAAAAACCGCGGAGCTTAAAGCGCTCCAAGCGCAAATCAATCCGCATTTTTTGCAAAATACACTTCAAATGATCGGCAGCATGCTCTTTACGAAAAAACCTGCGGAGAGCTATGAAATCATTCGATCGCTTAGCGATATGTTTCGATATGTCATTCGCGATCCCAACGATCTCGCCTCATTAAAAGCAGAAATCGATCATTTAAACAATTATATGCTTATCCAGAAGCAGCGTTTTTACTCCAAGCTTACCTATCACACGGAAATGGACGAGTCCTTGATGCTTTCTCCGATTCCGAAGCTGACGCTCCAGCCAATTGTTGAAAATGCTTTTTTCCATGGACTAGAAAATAAATCAGGTCATTGGGAGCTTAGCGTGAGCGTAGTGCGGGAGCATGATAAAGTTCGAATACGAATCCGTGACAATGGCGTCGGTATACGCGAGGATAAGCTTGCCGACCTGCAAAAGCGGCTTCACCAACATAGCGGACAGGTTTGGACGCACGGCAATCGCATCGGCATTCAAAATGTTGCGTCCCGCATTCAAATGCATTTTGGCCCAGACTATGGGATTACGATTGAAAGCGAGTTAGGAGCGGGAACGACGGTCACCGTCTCTATTCCAATAGCAGGGGGAGATCAGCATGCTTAA
- a CDS encoding AraC family transcriptional regulator gives MNNSVYKGAMMSNLNPALNQSFPNYKEQLILYGMRTFEAGQGPVCDLHLHHRMLEINIVLTGDQIARIGNESFTQHEGDIILIPPMKLHDFIVPEQQTMHGFVLHLQNVDSKLLYAFRACGEYLFARDHPLNERLNPLLKALISCLQQNPSAHRVFMLCNEMLVHLEEFVQSEALLSINEPNEQPLADRIAREIEALISTFNELGTDSSTSNWLETIAAKTGISRRHAGRLFQQAYGMSPRQYLSIIRQQEAMHMLVMRNIPLEEIAFRIGFENVQSFIRQFAKWSGLTPGAYRRQHKSTISYLTPLEVEPHAGHLSSSVPSATSE, from the coding sequence ATCTTAATCCTGCCCTCAACCAATCATTTCCTAATTATAAAGAACAGCTTATCCTATACGGCATGCGCACGTTCGAAGCCGGCCAAGGCCCTGTATGCGATTTACATCTCCATCATCGGATGCTGGAGATCAATATTGTCCTAACAGGCGATCAAATCGCTCGTATTGGAAACGAGAGCTTCACGCAGCATGAAGGTGATATTATTCTCATTCCTCCCATGAAGCTCCATGACTTTATTGTTCCCGAGCAGCAGACGATGCACGGTTTTGTCCTTCATTTGCAAAATGTGGACAGCAAGCTGCTCTACGCCTTTCGAGCTTGCGGAGAGTATTTATTTGCGAGAGACCATCCGCTCAATGAACGTTTGAATCCGCTGCTAAAAGCACTTATTTCCTGCTTGCAGCAGAATCCTTCTGCTCACCGCGTCTTTATGCTTTGTAATGAAATGCTGGTGCATTTGGAGGAGTTTGTGCAGAGCGAAGCCTTACTCTCCATCAATGAACCAAATGAGCAGCCGCTTGCTGATCGGATCGCGAGGGAAATTGAGGCGCTCATCAGCACCTTCAATGAGCTCGGTACAGATTCCTCAACGAGCAACTGGCTTGAAACCATTGCAGCTAAGACAGGCATTAGCCGCAGACATGCCGGCCGTTTGTTTCAACAAGCGTACGGCATGTCGCCTCGTCAATATTTATCGATCATTAGACAGCAGGAGGCGATGCATATGCTTGTCATGCGAAACATACCGCTTGAAGAGATCGCATTCCGAATCGGATTCGAGAATGTGCAAAGCTTTATTAGGCAGTTCGCCAAATGGTCAGGATTAACGCCTGGCGCCTATCGGAGACAGCATAAATCAACGATAAGCTATTTAACGCCGCTTGAGGTGGAGCCTCATGCTGGTCATTTATCCAGCTCCGTTCCCTCTGCTACCTCAGAGTAA
- a CDS encoding sugar ABC transporter permease, protein MPIKSYKKYISLFTFVAPAFILYAIFLLIPTLGGMFYSFTDWNGLNRDYDFIGMGNFIEALRDDPDFVGSLLFTLKYVLFMVVLQNVFALLLAVFIESRRKSKGFFRTIFFMPNMISTIISAFMWTFVFAQVLPQLAEKTALTFLDQAWIGDPKVSFFSILTVSLWNGVGYMMIIYLAGLQGVPQSLKEAAVIDGATAFQTFRNVTLPMISHAITICFFLTLNGAFKVFEVVYGLTGGGPGRSTQVITMNIYEEAFSNNFRYGYASAKSVILFVIILIFTFIQIRVMKKREVEA, encoded by the coding sequence GTGCCGATCAAGAGCTACAAAAAATACATCTCGTTATTTACGTTTGTCGCGCCCGCTTTTATTTTGTACGCGATCTTCCTGCTGATTCCAACGCTCGGCGGAATGTTTTACAGCTTCACGGATTGGAATGGCTTGAATCGTGACTATGACTTTATTGGAATGGGCAACTTTATTGAAGCGCTAAGAGACGATCCCGATTTTGTCGGTTCGTTATTGTTCACCTTGAAGTATGTGCTGTTCATGGTTGTGCTGCAAAATGTATTTGCGCTGCTGCTGGCTGTATTTATTGAATCACGCCGCAAAAGCAAAGGTTTCTTTCGTACCATTTTCTTCATGCCCAACATGATAAGCACGATTATCAGCGCATTTATGTGGACATTTGTATTCGCGCAGGTTCTTCCTCAGCTGGCAGAAAAGACAGCGCTTACGTTTCTGGACCAAGCTTGGATCGGTGATCCAAAAGTAAGTTTCTTCTCGATTCTGACCGTTTCCCTCTGGAACGGCGTCGGCTACATGATGATTATTTATTTGGCAGGGCTGCAGGGTGTGCCTCAAAGCTTGAAGGAAGCAGCTGTTATCGATGGCGCTACCGCTTTCCAAACGTTTCGCAATGTGACCTTGCCGATGATTTCACATGCGATTACAATCTGTTTCTTCCTTACGCTAAACGGCGCGTTTAAAGTGTTCGAGGTTGTATATGGCTTAACAGGCGGAGGACCAGGACGAAGCACACAGGTTATTACGATGAACATTTACGAGGAAGCCTTCTCAAACAACTTCCGATATGGTTATGCCAGCGCAAAATCGGTCATTCTATTCGTGATTATTCTCATCTTCACATTTATCCAAATTCGTGTCATGAAGAAAAGAGAGGTGGAAGCATGA
- a CDS encoding beta-galactosidase, whose amino-acid sequence MNKLLYGVAYYDEYMPYERLDEDIRMMKEAGINVVRIAESTWSTHEPQNGVFDFSSVDRVLDAMHKAGIAVIVGTPTYAVPAWMVKEHPDVLAVTPRGPGKYGARQIMDITNAAYLFYSERIIRKLISRVSKHPAVIGYQTDNETKHYDTAGPNVQLQFVKYMRDTYETLDVVNQLFGLDYWSNRINSWEEFPSVVGTINGSLGAEFAKFQRKLVNDFLAWQVSIVNEYKQPGQFVTQNFDFEWRGYSFGVQPSVDHFAASVPFDIAGVDIYHPSQDDLTGIEISFGGDMARSLKNDNYLVLETQAQAFPHWTPYPGQLRLQAFSHLASGANMVAYWHWHSIHNSFETYWKGLLSHDFQPNPVYNEAKTIGADFARLSEELASLRKNNQVAVMVSNEALSAMEWFKLPDGKTYNDVVRALYDELYKLNVEVDFIQPTCTHLDKYNMIVVPALYAAPSETLERLNEFVRSGGHVVYTFKSGFADEVVKVRTSQQPGIIQAACGISYSMFVTPNHVGLKGALIDQSNEAKEVEAWMELITPTTAEVLAYYDHAQWGEYAAITRNNYGKGTATYIGCLPSPAVVKRLLCGALQNAGLWGAEQELVFPIIVKSGLNTSGKHIRYYFNYSNDAVTFDYKYQDGTELLNGIKVISGQQLELAPWGFLIISA is encoded by the coding sequence ATGAATAAACTGTTATATGGCGTCGCTTATTATGACGAATATATGCCTTATGAGCGATTAGATGAGGATATTCGGATGATGAAGGAAGCAGGCATTAACGTGGTTCGAATCGCGGAATCGACATGGAGCACACATGAGCCGCAAAACGGCGTATTCGACTTCTCATCCGTAGACAGAGTGCTGGATGCGATGCACAAAGCCGGTATTGCCGTCATTGTTGGCACACCAACCTATGCTGTGCCTGCTTGGATGGTCAAAGAGCACCCGGATGTACTTGCTGTAACACCTCGCGGACCGGGAAAATACGGCGCTCGCCAAATTATGGATATTACAAATGCTGCTTATCTTTTCTATTCAGAGCGAATCATCCGCAAGCTCATTAGCCGGGTAAGCAAACATCCAGCCGTGATTGGCTATCAGACGGATAATGAAACGAAACATTATGACACGGCGGGGCCAAATGTTCAACTGCAGTTTGTCAAATATATGAGGGATACTTATGAAACGCTAGACGTCGTTAATCAGCTGTTTGGGCTTGATTATTGGAGCAATCGCATCAACAGCTGGGAGGAGTTCCCTTCCGTTGTCGGCACAATCAATGGCAGCTTAGGCGCGGAGTTCGCGAAGTTCCAGCGGAAGCTGGTAAATGATTTTTTGGCATGGCAGGTCTCTATCGTGAACGAATATAAGCAGCCGGGACAATTTGTAACTCAAAACTTTGATTTTGAATGGAGAGGCTACTCATTTGGCGTTCAGCCTTCCGTTGATCACTTTGCTGCTTCGGTGCCTTTTGACATTGCTGGTGTCGATATTTATCATCCTTCGCAGGATGATTTAACCGGCATCGAAATCTCGTTTGGCGGCGACATGGCAAGATCGCTCAAAAACGATAATTACTTAGTGCTCGAAACGCAGGCACAAGCCTTCCCGCATTGGACGCCGTATCCCGGGCAATTGCGCTTGCAGGCGTTTAGCCACCTTGCTTCCGGTGCGAACATGGTTGCGTATTGGCACTGGCATTCGATTCACAATTCGTTCGAAACGTATTGGAAGGGGCTGCTCAGCCATGATTTTCAGCCTAATCCTGTTTATAACGAAGCTAAAACGATCGGTGCGGATTTTGCTAGGCTGAGCGAGGAGCTTGCCAGCCTCCGCAAAAACAATCAAGTGGCTGTAATGGTCAGCAACGAGGCTTTATCTGCAATGGAATGGTTTAAGCTTCCAGATGGAAAAACCTACAATGATGTTGTTCGCGCTCTCTATGACGAATTGTACAAGCTTAACGTCGAGGTCGATTTTATTCAGCCGACCTGCACCCATTTGGATAAATACAATATGATTGTCGTACCAGCGCTTTACGCTGCCCCTTCAGAGACTTTGGAGCGATTAAATGAATTCGTACGAAGCGGGGGACATGTGGTTTATACGTTCAAAAGCGGATTCGCCGACGAAGTCGTTAAGGTACGTACTTCACAGCAGCCCGGTATCATACAAGCAGCTTGCGGCATATCCTATAGCATGTTCGTAACGCCAAATCATGTCGGGTTAAAAGGGGCACTGATCGATCAGAGTAACGAGGCGAAAGAGGTTGAAGCGTGGATGGAGCTTATCACGCCAACAACCGCTGAAGTGCTGGCTTATTATGATCATGCGCAGTGGGGTGAATATGCGGCAATTACAAGAAATAACTATGGAAAAGGAACGGCTACCTATATAGGATGCTTGCCTAGCCCTGCTGTTGTAAAACGTTTGCTATGCGGGGCTTTGCAGAATGCAGGTCTTTGGGGCGCAGAGCAAGAGCTTGTTTTTCCAATCATCGTAAAATCGGGCTTGAATACTAGCGGAAAGCATATACGATATTATTTCAACTACTCAAATGACGCCGTTACATTTGACTATAAGTATCAGGACGGTACGGAGCTGCTGAATGGCATTAAAGTTATAAGTGGACAACAGCTGGAGCTCGCACCATGGGGCTTTCTCATCATATCAGCCTAA
- a CDS encoding carbohydrate ABC transporter permease has product MRQKKSTSLLITIFLSIGAAISFFPIYLAVINSFKTQGEMFKSFVSLPSKIQFDNYVNAFHQINLLGSTLNSIIISVLGIGGIIFCASLAGYKLSRTSGKISNLIFFLFIASMLVPFHSIMIPLTRMAKALSVQGSTYGLAIIYIGLGVNMAIFLYHGFVKSIPKELEEAAQIDGCNEYQTFFKIIFPLLVPITVTIAILDFLWIWNDFLLPLLMLTDVSNYTLILSTNTLFGEYNKEWSLILAALVLTAIPVIIIYSFFQKFIMHGIAEGAVKG; this is encoded by the coding sequence ATGAGACAGAAGAAATCAACCTCCCTCCTTATTACCATTTTCCTGTCGATCGGGGCTGCGATCTCTTTTTTTCCGATTTACTTGGCGGTTATTAACTCGTTTAAGACACAAGGTGAGATGTTCAAGTCGTTCGTCTCGCTGCCATCGAAGATTCAATTCGATAATTATGTAAATGCTTTTCATCAAATCAATCTGCTGGGCAGCACACTCAACTCGATCATTATTTCGGTGCTCGGCATCGGCGGAATCATCTTTTGCGCATCGCTTGCTGGCTATAAGCTGTCACGTACGAGCGGAAAGATAAGCAATTTGATTTTTTTCCTGTTTATCGCTTCCATGCTTGTGCCGTTTCATTCGATTATGATTCCATTGACTAGAATGGCCAAAGCCTTGTCTGTTCAAGGCAGTACGTATGGGCTTGCAATCATATATATTGGACTTGGCGTCAATATGGCGATCTTTCTGTATCATGGCTTCGTGAAGTCTATACCTAAGGAGCTGGAGGAGGCGGCGCAAATTGATGGCTGCAATGAATATCAAACGTTCTTTAAAATTATTTTCCCGCTGCTTGTGCCGATTACAGTGACGATAGCGATTTTAGATTTCCTCTGGATCTGGAATGATTTCCTGCTGCCGCTGCTCATGCTGACAGACGTAAGCAATTACACGCTTATCTTATCGACAAACACGCTGTTCGGTGAGTATAACAAGGAATGGTCGCTTATTTTGGCGGCGCTCGTACTGACTGCGATTCCAGTCATTATTATTTACTCCTTCTTCCAAAAGTTTATTATGCATGGGATTGCCGAGGGGGCTGTTAAAGGATGA
- a CDS encoding extracellular solute-binding protein, with product MKKIVKGLLVTMLATTLLAGCGSNTNNAGSTDGAASGGGEAKSVKLKMFIAQPRFKEHYDKYIADFVAKEKAEKNIDVSVQLEMPTADNAAQILKTRLASNDAPDIFALHAINEIPSYYKAGYLEDLSDQPFVGKLLDSVKPSVTTTDGKVVAVPLETLSWGYLYNKKIFTDLGITPPKTLTEMKAVVEKLKANKVTPFVLSYKEAWIPQLVLPLAAGALINTEDADFIERMNKDEGSFTELKAMFDIFDLINANGTEKATEVGGDDGAAAFAAGKGAMWLQGPWYAETILKSNPDLDFGVAPLPINDNPDATLINLSASTSLAVSKSTKNKEVALDFINYILDDTASNAFFQALKFNPISTVHTYESYPWVNDATAYVKEGKSYQDPAIPQSVKDEVGKGLQAYYAGQLSQDDVLKALDKAWKSYNKVNK from the coding sequence ATGAAAAAAATAGTTAAAGGCTTACTCGTTACGATGCTCGCGACAACACTGTTAGCTGGCTGCGGCAGCAATACAAATAATGCTGGCAGCACAGATGGGGCAGCAAGCGGCGGCGGTGAAGCTAAGAGCGTAAAGCTGAAAATGTTCATTGCTCAGCCTCGTTTTAAAGAGCATTACGATAAATATATTGCTGACTTCGTAGCGAAAGAAAAAGCAGAGAAAAACATCGACGTGTCGGTACAGCTCGAAATGCCGACTGCCGATAATGCGGCGCAAATTTTGAAGACTCGCCTTGCCTCCAATGATGCACCTGATATTTTCGCGCTTCATGCCATTAACGAAATTCCTTCTTACTACAAAGCAGGTTACTTAGAAGATTTATCCGATCAGCCTTTTGTCGGCAAGCTGCTGGACAGCGTTAAACCATCGGTTACAACGACAGATGGTAAAGTCGTAGCCGTTCCTCTGGAAACATTGTCATGGGGCTACTTGTACAACAAAAAGATCTTTACGGATCTTGGCATTACGCCTCCAAAAACGTTGACAGAAATGAAAGCGGTTGTCGAGAAGCTGAAAGCGAATAAGGTAACGCCTTTTGTGCTTTCATATAAGGAAGCTTGGATTCCACAGCTAGTGCTGCCGCTCGCAGCAGGCGCACTTATCAATACGGAGGACGCTGATTTCATCGAACGGATGAATAAGGATGAAGGCTCCTTTACAGAGCTAAAAGCAATGTTCGACATCTTTGATCTTATTAATGCGAACGGAACGGAAAAAGCGACAGAAGTGGGCGGCGATGATGGCGCAGCAGCGTTTGCGGCAGGCAAAGGCGCAATGTGGCTGCAAGGTCCGTGGTACGCAGAAACGATTCTTAAATCCAATCCGGATCTTGATTTTGGCGTAGCACCGCTTCCAATCAATGACAATCCAGATGCGACACTTATTAACCTTAGCGCTTCGACTTCCCTAGCTGTCTCTAAGAGCACAAAAAACAAGGAAGTCGCGCTGGATTTCATCAACTACATTCTGGATGATACTGCTTCAAATGCTTTCTTCCAAGCGCTTAAATTCAACCCAATCTCCACTGTGCATACGTATGAGAGCTATCCATGGGTAAATGATGCAACAGCTTATGTGAAAGAAGGCAAGTCTTATCAAGACCCAGCTATTCCTCAATCCGTGAAGGATGAAGTGGGCAAAGGGCTGCAAGCATATTATGCCGGTCAATTATCGCAAGATGATGTACTCAAAGCACTCGATAAAGCTTGGAAATCGTACAACAAGGTAAATAAATAA